Proteins encoded by one window of Lathyrus oleraceus cultivar Zhongwan6 chromosome 1, CAAS_Psat_ZW6_1.0, whole genome shotgun sequence:
- the LOC127107435 gene encoding kinesin-like protein KIN-12B, whose protein sequence is MLPRNPIARDTAELPSSSSPSSSAKTRPSSRKHKPSKENDPPSDHNIIVPYSPSHVKSKSPLPPRPPSSNPLKRKLALDTIAAENSLPATTDSGVKVIVRMRPLRKDKDEGDPIVQKISGDSLSINGRTFTFDSVADVEATQLDIFEHVGVPLVENCLAGFNSSVFAYGQTGSGKTYTMWGPANSLAEENVAKEQQGLTPRVFERLFARIKEEQTKHSDQQLNYQCNCSFLEIYNEQVTDLLDPSQRNLQIREDVKSGVYVENLTENQVSTMEDVTQ, encoded by the exons ATGCTTCCAAGAAACCCAATAGCGAGGGACACAGCAGAGCTTCCATCTTCATCAAGCCCTAGCAGCTCCGCCAAAACCAGACCCTCTTCTCGCAAACACAAACCCTCCAAAGAAAACGATCCTCCTTCAGATCACAACATCATCGTCCCTTACTCCCCCTCCCATGTCAAATCCAAGAGTCCGTTACCACCAAGACCTCCTTCTTCCAACCCTCTCAAACGCAAACTTGCTCTCGACACCATCGCCGCCGAAAATTCACTCCCGGCAACTACCGATTCCGGCGTTAAG GTTATTGTGAGGATGAGGCCGTTGCGGAAGGATAAGGACGAAGGAGATCCTATAGTTCAGAAGATTTCTGGTGATTCGTTATCAATTAATGGTCGTACTTTCACCTTTGATTCTGTTGCTGATGTTGAAGCTACTCAG CTTGACATTTTTGAGCATGTTGGGGTTCCTTTGGTGGAGAATTGTTTGGCTGGTTTCAATAGTTCTGTCTTTGCTTATGGACAG ACGGGGAGTGGGAAAACGTATACTATGTGGGGTCCTGCCAATTCTTTGGCTGAAGAAAATGTAGCAAAAGAGCAACAAGGACTTACACCCCGTGTTTTTGAGAGACTGTTTGCGCGCATAAAGGAA GAGCAAACAAAGCATTCTGATCAACAGCTCAATTATCAGTGCAACTGCTCTTTTCTTGAG ATATACAATGAACAGGTCACAGATCTGTTGGATCCGAGTCAAAGGAACCTTCAG ATTAGAGAAGATGTCAAATCAGGTGTGTATGTTGAGAATCTTACAGAGAATCAAGTGTCTACAATGGAGGATGTTACTCAGTAA